Proteins from a genomic interval of Tenacibaculum sp. SZ-18:
- a CDS encoding SusC/RagA family TonB-linked outer membrane protein, which produces MKTKFNGILTLLLALVVQISFAQERTISGTVSDESGPLPGVSVLKKGTTSGTETDFDGNYSIKAKTGDVLVFSFVGMKTAERVVGSSNNISVTLETDNLLEEVIVVGYGTATKQSYAGTAATVATENLEAKSFSNVSQALTGEVAGVTVINTSGQPGTIGTVRVRGYGSPNGNRAPLYVIDGIPFAGTFDLNSVNPADIKSTTVLKDATATAIYGSRGANGVILITTKTGTSSERSYIEADVKSGVNVQIIPRYDVMRSPEQYIGLVWEGLYNRGVVTGNADPVAFANSTFLGDNGIGAGYNMWNATGGDLIDPVTRTVRSGVQRLFTPERYADYAFGEGIRTEANLRMGGGSAKSKYFVSMGYLDDSGYSVNSDFKRYTTRLNLTSDVKDWLKLQSNIGYALAQSTNNGQTNGSENVFEFADKMAPIYPVFARFPNTGDLIPDPIYGGAQYDYGSPTGSTNGFTRNRPNANLLNPIGSAILDFVGGETHSINGNFSADFKLSDELTLETKFGGQYSYQEFINAGNHVYGTAATNNGTLNLTNTTRWSQTFLQLLRYKTSFGDHSLEVLAAHETFERRFERDFDNKQFVVVPGLYNLDNYLEVQSPSTGYADGSGIESYFGQANYNFKNKYYLTASLRTDGSSRFVNDKWGTFGSVGAAWVVSEEDFMQDNLISYLKAKASWGVTGDQDGVSTASGFDIYNANLVGSDLAIDLARPGNPELTWETSRQWQAGIEMSLGNYIDANFDYYRKNTDNLFFNQRTGPSSGISSILVNDGEVLNAGFEFDVTAHLINKENFKLDLALNGEVLNNEMILMPIDPSTGLPKVIDSNSSGDGAYAFAKGRSIFDFWMPEWAGVDPSDGSPMWYQYYDDLNGNNQLDADEPSSYDTGTQWFVQDSTDDTNTESVNTTGSLFEYRQLVPNANIKKVVTKNYATATNKFIDKEFIPDVRGAFRLSGKIGAFDFATQFTYSLGGYAYDGQYAELMSDRFGAAGNNYHTDILNRWQQPGDITDVPLLSDNAVVNATRLSTRFVTSTDFIALNNARIGYTVPSNFMENSGIDGINLWVSGDNLFINTARAGFNPSIREAGNSGRRIYAPATTITMGVRVKF; this is translated from the coding sequence ATGAAAACAAAGTTTAATGGAATTTTAACGCTTTTGTTAGCGTTGGTTGTGCAAATATCCTTTGCACAAGAGAGAACGATTTCAGGTACTGTTTCTGATGAATCAGGTCCTCTACCTGGGGTTAGTGTTTTAAAAAAAGGTACTACTTCCGGTACTGAAACTGATTTTGATGGTAACTACTCAATTAAAGCAAAGACAGGCGATGTATTAGTTTTTAGCTTTGTGGGTATGAAAACTGCAGAAAGAGTAGTAGGTTCATCTAACAACATCAGTGTAACTTTAGAAACTGACAACTTACTAGAAGAGGTAATCGTAGTTGGTTATGGTACTGCTACTAAGCAATCATATGCTGGTACGGCTGCAACAGTAGCTACTGAAAACCTTGAGGCTAAGTCTTTCTCTAACGTTTCTCAGGCGTTAACAGGTGAGGTTGCTGGGGTAACTGTAATTAATACTTCTGGACAGCCTGGTACAATTGGTACTGTTCGTGTACGTGGTTATGGTTCACCAAATGGTAACAGAGCTCCTCTCTACGTGATTGATGGTATTCCTTTTGCTGGAACGTTTGACCTTAACTCGGTTAACCCTGCAGATATCAAAAGTACAACTGTATTAAAAGATGCAACTGCAACTGCAATTTATGGATCTAGAGGTGCAAATGGTGTAATTTTAATTACTACTAAAACAGGTACTTCTTCTGAGAGATCTTATATAGAAGCTGACGTTAAGTCTGGTGTAAACGTACAAATCATACCTAGATATGATGTGATGAGAAGTCCAGAGCAATACATAGGTTTAGTATGGGAAGGTCTATATAATAGAGGTGTTGTTACTGGCAACGCTGACCCAGTAGCTTTTGCTAATTCTACATTTCTTGGAGATAATGGAATCGGAGCTGGCTACAATATGTGGAATGCAACCGGTGGTGATCTTATTGATCCTGTAACTAGAACTGTTAGATCAGGTGTACAAAGGTTATTCACCCCTGAAAGATACGCTGATTATGCTTTCGGTGAAGGAATTAGAACTGAAGCTAATTTACGTATGGGTGGTGGTTCTGCAAAATCTAAGTATTTTGTTTCAATGGGATATTTAGACGACAGTGGATATTCAGTAAATTCTGACTTTAAAAGATATACTACAAGATTAAACTTAACATCTGACGTTAAAGATTGGTTAAAGTTACAATCAAACATCGGATATGCTTTAGCTCAAAGTACAAACAACGGACAAACTAACGGGTCTGAAAACGTATTTGAATTTGCCGATAAAATGGCTCCAATTTATCCAGTATTCGCTAGATTTCCAAATACTGGGGATTTGATTCCTGACCCAATATATGGAGGTGCTCAATATGATTATGGATCTCCTACTGGATCAACTAACGGATTTACAAGAAATAGACCTAATGCTAACTTATTAAATCCAATTGGATCTGCAATCCTTGATTTTGTTGGTGGAGAAACACACTCTATTAACGGTAATTTCAGCGCAGATTTTAAATTAAGTGATGAGTTGACATTGGAAACTAAATTTGGTGGACAATATTCTTATCAAGAATTTATAAATGCAGGTAATCATGTTTATGGTACAGCTGCAACAAATAATGGTACTCTAAATTTAACAAACACTACAAGATGGTCTCAGACTTTTTTACAACTTTTACGTTATAAAACATCCTTTGGCGACCATTCACTTGAAGTATTGGCTGCTCACGAAACTTTTGAGAGAAGATTTGAAAGAGACTTCGATAATAAACAATTCGTTGTAGTGCCAGGTTTGTATAATTTAGATAATTATTTAGAGGTTCAATCACCTTCTACAGGTTATGCTGATGGTTCTGGTATTGAGTCTTATTTCGGTCAAGCTAATTATAATTTTAAGAATAAGTACTATCTAACTGCCTCACTAAGAACGGATGGTTCTTCACGTTTTGTTAACGATAAATGGGGTACTTTTGGTTCGGTTGGAGCAGCATGGGTTGTAAGTGAAGAGGATTTCATGCAAGACAATCTGATTTCTTATCTTAAAGCAAAGGCATCTTGGGGTGTAACTGGTGATCAAGATGGTGTATCTACAGCATCAGGTTTTGATATTTATAATGCTAATTTAGTTGGGTCTGACCTAGCAATTGATTTAGCCAGACCAGGAAATCCTGAGCTAACTTGGGAGACATCAAGACAATGGCAAGCTGGTATTGAAATGAGTTTAGGTAATTATATAGATGCCAATTTTGATTACTACCGAAAAAACACGGATAATTTATTCTTTAATCAAAGAACAGGTCCTTCATCTGGTATATCTTCTATTTTAGTAAATGACGGAGAAGTTTTAAACGCAGGTTTTGAATTTGATGTTACAGCTCATTTAATTAATAAGGAAAATTTTAAATTAGACTTAGCATTAAACGGAGAGGTTTTAAACAATGAAATGATTTTAATGCCAATTGATCCGTCAACTGGATTACCTAAAGTAATCGATTCTAATTCAAGTGGAGATGGTGCTTATGCGTTTGCTAAGGGTCGTTCAATTTTTGATTTCTGGATGCCTGAATGGGCAGGGGTAGACCCATCTGATGGTTCACCAATGTGGTATCAATACTACGATGATCTAAATGGAAATAACCAATTAGATGCAGACGAGCCTTCTTCTTATGACACAGGGACTCAATGGTTTGTTCAAGATAGTACAGATGATACGAACACTGAAAGTGTTAACACCACTGGATCTCTATTTGAATATCGCCAATTGGTTCCAAATGCAAATATTAAAAAAGTAGTAACAAAAAATTACGCTACGGCTACCAATAAATTTATTGATAAAGAATTTATTCCTGATGTAAGGGGTGCATTCAGATTATCAGGTAAAATAGGTGCTTTTGACTTTGCAACACAATTTACCTATAGTTTAGGAGGTTATGCATATGATGGGCAATATGCAGAGTTAATGAGCGACCGTTTTGGAGCAGCAGGTAATAATTATCACACTGACATATTAAATAGATGGCAACAACCAGGAGATATAACTGATGTTCCATTATTATCAGATAACGCTGTAGTAAATGCTACAAGACTTTCTACAAGGTTTGTTACAAGTACTGACTTTATCGCTTTAAATAACGCTAGAATTGGATATACAGTTCCTAGCAATTTCATGGAAAACTCTGGAATTGATGGTATTAACCTTTGGGTTTCGGGAGATAATTTGTTTATCAACACAGCAAGAGCGGGATTCAACCCTTCTATTAGGGAAGCAGGTAATTCTGGTAGACGAATCTACGCCCCTGCTACGACAATCACAATGGGAGTAAGAGTTAAATTTTAA
- a CDS encoding RagB/SusD family nutrient uptake outer membrane protein has product MKKIKLIFAAALLSLSYGCSDELLDNSGTSGESQPTQDLTSAQLGYGAQTNPLISTAFMSGAYAQMVQQGSGGSTSHVDFGHKSYDVFGDMVSGDMSLSVSTYGWYRASITELQGPQDFTRGENRMIWRYYYRIIRSANTIIQTYGGSDATPESELGRHQMGQAKALRAHSYFYLTQYFQKKYNASEPILPMPTEPGGNLAKSTAEEIYNLMEQDLTDAISLLSDFNRTNKSAINQDVARLILAYVLGAKGGRDAEVAALTQQVINSGNYTMLSPAEVTNGFNNVNTPSWMWGIDITPVLSLGLISWWGQIDAYSYSYAWAGDYKVIDADLFAAIPANDARKAQFLDAPTNGRHLQPLLKFYFSAAVAGSTAFGAGPQSGITADYVYMRVEEAYLLNAEANARAGNDAGARASLKALLQRRIPDASYVDGLSGQALLDEIYLQTRIELWGEGKSYLAMKRNKATVTRGSNHLSLVGVPLQYDEERMTFEIPQDEIQNNPFISSQNL; this is encoded by the coding sequence ATGAAAAAAATTAAATTAATTTTCGCCGCTGCTTTACTTTCGTTATCATACGGGTGTAGTGACGAACTATTAGACAACAGTGGGACTTCAGGAGAAAGTCAGCCCACTCAAGACTTAACATCTGCACAATTAGGATATGGTGCACAAACAAATCCTTTGATTAGTACAGCATTTATGAGTGGAGCCTATGCACAAATGGTTCAGCAAGGTTCTGGAGGATCAACTAGTCATGTTGACTTTGGGCACAAATCTTACGATGTCTTCGGTGACATGGTATCAGGTGATATGTCGCTCTCTGTAAGTACTTATGGATGGTACAGAGCAAGTATTACAGAACTTCAAGGACCTCAAGATTTCACACGTGGTGAAAACAGAATGATTTGGAGATATTATTATCGTATAATACGATCAGCGAATACAATCATTCAAACTTACGGAGGAAGTGACGCAACTCCAGAGAGTGAACTTGGAAGACACCAAATGGGACAAGCTAAAGCATTAAGAGCACATTCTTATTTTTATTTAACTCAGTATTTCCAAAAGAAGTACAATGCTTCAGAGCCTATTTTACCTATGCCAACTGAACCAGGTGGTAACTTGGCTAAATCAACTGCCGAAGAAATCTATAATTTAATGGAACAAGATTTAACTGATGCTATTTCATTACTTTCAGATTTCAATCGTACTAACAAGTCGGCAATAAATCAAGATGTTGCTAGACTAATTTTAGCTTATGTATTAGGAGCTAAAGGAGGCAGAGATGCAGAGGTAGCAGCTTTAACACAACAAGTTATAAATAGTGGTAATTACACAATGTTAAGTCCTGCCGAAGTTACTAATGGCTTTAATAACGTTAATACACCTAGCTGGATGTGGGGAATCGATATTACTCCAGTATTAAGTTTAGGTCTAATTTCTTGGTGGGGACAAATTGATGCTTACTCATACAGTTATGCTTGGGCTGGTGACTATAAAGTTATTGATGCAGATTTATTCGCTGCAATTCCAGCAAACGATGCAAGAAAAGCCCAATTCTTAGACGCACCAACAAATGGTAGACACTTACAACCTTTATTAAAGTTTTACTTTAGTGCAGCTGTTGCTGGATCTACTGCCTTTGGAGCAGGACCACAATCAGGAATAACAGCAGATTATGTTTACATGCGTGTTGAAGAAGCATACCTTTTAAATGCTGAGGCGAACGCGAGAGCAGGTAATGATGCAGGAGCTCGTGCTTCTCTAAAAGCATTACTTCAAAGAAGAATTCCAGACGCTTCTTATGTAGATGGTTTAAGCGGACAAGCTTTACTTGATGAAATTTATTTACAGACAAGAATAGAATTATGGGGTGAAGGTAAAAGTTACCTAGCAATGAAACGAAATAAGGCAACGGTAACAAGAGGAAGTAACCACCTTTCTTTAGTTGGTGTACCACTTCAATATGATGAGGAAAGAATGACTTTTGAAATTCCACAAGATGAAATTCAGAATAATCCTTTTATTTCTAGTCAAAATTTATAA